The Micromonospora sp. Llam0 genome contains a region encoding:
- a CDS encoding LacI family DNA-binding transcriptional regulator: MATLADVAKRAGVSPATASRIINGSSKPVTEALRERVLAAVEELQYVPNAHAQSLARSHRSAIGVIVHDVSDPYFAEITRGLQRVATEHGRLVIICNSYRDPDKELQYVELLRAHQVAAIVLAGSGYHDEAFTATLAGKLRVYERTGGRVAVIGRHEHAGDAVVPDNEMGGYLLGAELYSLGHTDFGVVAGPKVLTTTTDRLAGLRRAAREHGQKLPARRVAYADFDRASGAAAAASLLDAEPGLTAIAALNDSMAIGVLALLRSRGIVVPDQFSVVGFDDMPVARDVTPALTTVRLPLAEMGARAMTLALRSPGGARPPLIEEIGAELVRRDSAGPPRTG; encoded by the coding sequence CAACGGCAGCAGCAAACCCGTCACTGAAGCCCTGCGCGAGCGGGTGCTGGCCGCGGTCGAGGAGCTGCAGTACGTTCCGAACGCCCACGCGCAGTCGCTGGCCCGGTCGCACCGCAGCGCGATCGGCGTCATCGTGCACGACGTGTCCGACCCGTACTTCGCGGAGATCACCCGCGGCCTGCAGCGGGTGGCGACCGAACACGGCCGACTGGTGATCATCTGCAACAGCTACCGGGATCCGGACAAGGAGTTGCAGTACGTCGAGCTGCTCCGCGCCCATCAGGTGGCGGCGATCGTCCTCGCCGGATCCGGCTACCACGACGAGGCGTTCACCGCGACGCTCGCCGGCAAGCTGCGGGTGTACGAGCGCACCGGCGGACGGGTGGCGGTGATCGGCCGGCACGAGCACGCCGGCGACGCGGTGGTGCCGGACAACGAGATGGGCGGCTACCTGCTCGGCGCCGAGCTCTACTCCCTCGGGCACACCGACTTCGGGGTCGTCGCCGGGCCGAAGGTGCTGACCACCACCACCGACCGGCTCGCCGGGCTGCGTCGGGCCGCCCGCGAACACGGTCAGAAGCTGCCGGCGCGGCGGGTGGCGTACGCCGACTTCGACCGGGCCAGTGGCGCCGCGGCCGCGGCCAGCCTGCTGGACGCCGAGCCCGGATTGACCGCGATCGCGGCGTTGAACGACTCGATGGCGATCGGCGTGCTGGCGTTGCTGCGCTCCCGCGGCATCGTCGTGCCCGACCAGTTCAGCGTGGTCGGCTTCGACGACATGCCGGTCGCCCGGGACGTCACACCGGCGCTGACCACCGTACGGCTGCCGCTGGCCGAGATGGGCGCCCGGGCGATGACGCTGGCGCTGCGGTCGCCCGGCGGGGCACGCCCACCGCTCATCGAGGAGATCGGCGCCGAGCTCGTCCGCCGGGACAGCGCTGGGCCGCCCCGGACCGGGTGA
- a CDS encoding Rv2578c family radical SAM protein, translated as MRWDTLSAPPDQQVPPGAAPAAPPLPLALPEAVQRTFDTPGFAGMTFYEIHARSIINRVRGSGRVPFEWTVNPYRGCGHACTYCFARNTHTYLDLDAGLDFDTKIVVKVNAAALLRRELAAPSWSGEPIAMGTNVDCYQRAEGRYRLMPGIIEALSGAANPFSILTKGTLILRDLPLLRRAAQVTRVSLAMSVGFVDEPLWRAVEPGAPSPARRLDTVRALTDAGFDVGVLMAPILPGLTDDAESIEATVGAIARAGAISVTPLPLHLRPGAREWYAAWLGRTRPDLVPRYRALFRSGSYLPQAYQREVVGRVRMAARRHGLSPTGPGAARRLDEAGGATGN; from the coding sequence ATGCGTTGGGACACCTTGTCGGCTCCCCCCGACCAGCAGGTCCCTCCCGGGGCAGCGCCGGCGGCTCCACCCCTGCCGCTGGCGCTGCCCGAGGCCGTGCAGCGCACCTTCGACACGCCCGGCTTCGCCGGGATGACCTTCTACGAGATTCACGCCCGGTCGATCATCAACCGGGTACGCGGCTCCGGCCGCGTCCCGTTCGAGTGGACCGTCAACCCGTACCGCGGCTGCGGCCACGCCTGCACGTACTGCTTCGCCCGCAACACCCACACCTACCTGGACCTCGACGCCGGCCTCGACTTCGACACGAAGATCGTCGTGAAGGTCAACGCCGCGGCGCTGCTCCGCCGGGAGCTGGCCGCGCCCAGCTGGTCGGGCGAGCCGATCGCGATGGGCACCAACGTCGACTGCTACCAGCGCGCCGAGGGACGCTACCGGCTGATGCCCGGGATCATCGAGGCGCTGAGCGGTGCCGCCAATCCGTTCTCCATCCTCACCAAGGGCACGCTGATCCTGCGGGATCTGCCGCTGCTGCGCCGGGCCGCCCAGGTCACCCGGGTCAGCCTGGCCATGTCGGTCGGGTTCGTCGACGAGCCCCTGTGGCGGGCGGTCGAGCCCGGCGCGCCGAGCCCGGCCCGACGACTCGACACGGTCCGCGCGTTGACCGACGCCGGCTTCGACGTCGGGGTGCTGATGGCGCCGATCCTGCCCGGGCTGACCGACGACGCGGAGTCGATCGAGGCCACCGTCGGCGCGATCGCCCGGGCCGGCGCGATCAGCGTCACCCCACTGCCGCTGCATCTACGCCCCGGCGCCCGCGAGTGGTACGCCGCCTGGCTCGGCCGGACCCGCCCCGATCTCGTCCCGCGTTACCGGGCGCTGTTCCGCTCCGGGTCCTATCTGCCGCAGGCGTACCAACGGGAGGTCGTTGGCCGGGTGCGGATGGCCGCTCGCCGGCACGGCCTGTCCCCCACCGGGCCGGGTGCCGCTCGGCGGCTCGACGAGGCGGGCGGCGCCACCGGGAACTAG
- a CDS encoding CoA-binding protein yields MRTPQQILADARTIAVVGASRDPAKSAHSVPAQLIRYGWRVIPVNPHVAEIFGQPTYPSLAELDVPVDLVNVFRPVPEAVEVVRAAVRIGAPAVWLQSGIASPVAREIAATAGIDYVEDRCTAVERALGGLTRAG; encoded by the coding sequence GTGAGGACTCCGCAACAGATCCTGGCCGACGCGCGGACCATCGCCGTCGTCGGCGCGTCACGTGACCCGGCGAAGTCGGCGCACAGCGTGCCGGCGCAGCTCATCCGGTACGGCTGGCGGGTCATCCCGGTCAACCCGCACGTCGCCGAGATCTTCGGCCAGCCGACCTACCCGAGCCTCGCCGAGCTCGACGTACCGGTCGATCTGGTCAACGTCTTCCGGCCGGTGCCGGAGGCCGTCGAGGTGGTACGTGCCGCGGTACGGATCGGTGCCCCCGCTGTGTGGCTGCAGAGCGGGATCGCCTCGCCGGTCGCCCGTGAGATCGCCGCCACGGCCGGGATCGACTACGTCGAGGACCGGTGTACGGCCGTCGAACGGGCCCTCGGCGGCCTCACCCGGGCCGGCTGA
- a CDS encoding SDR family NAD(P)-dependent oxidoreductase, with amino-acid sequence MVSDVRAVVGRAGLDAGPHPSPVATLRPGPDQSSAAVPSGPDRDGTDPDRTDPDGAAGPAPELGTLRLDGRVALVTGAGSSDGIGYATARRLGELGARVAIVSTTRRIHERAAELGATGFVADLTDEAEVGALADAVAEQLGDVEVLVNNAGLASRASPEVLRPVAQLTFEEWRAEIDRNLTTAFLCSRAFIGGMSERGWGRIVNLAATAGPVNALPTEAGYAAAKAGVVGLTRALAMEMVADGVTVNAVAPGTIYTAASTVTELKQGMGTPIGRPGTPDEVAAAIAFFCSPAASYITGQMLVVDGGNSVREAEYR; translated from the coding sequence ACGCCGGCCCACACCCGTCCCCGGTCGCCACCCTGCGCCCCGGACCGGACCAGAGCTCAGCCGCCGTCCCGTCGGGTCCGGACCGGGACGGTACCGATCCGGACCGGACGGATCCGGACGGTGCGGCCGGGCCGGCACCTGAGCTCGGTACGTTGCGTCTGGACGGCCGGGTCGCACTGGTGACCGGTGCCGGCAGCTCGGACGGGATCGGCTATGCCACGGCCCGGCGGCTCGGCGAGCTCGGTGCCCGGGTGGCGATCGTCTCCACCACCCGGCGGATCCACGAGCGGGCGGCGGAGCTCGGCGCGACCGGGTTCGTCGCGGACCTGACCGACGAGGCCGAGGTCGGCGCGTTGGCGGACGCGGTGGCCGAACAGTTGGGCGACGTGGAGGTGCTGGTCAACAACGCAGGACTGGCCAGTCGGGCCAGCCCGGAGGTGTTGCGGCCGGTGGCCCAGCTCACCTTCGAGGAGTGGCGGGCGGAAATCGACCGCAACCTCACCACCGCGTTCCTGTGCAGCCGGGCCTTCATCGGTGGGATGTCGGAGCGTGGCTGGGGCCGGATCGTCAACCTGGCAGCCACCGCCGGGCCGGTCAACGCCCTGCCTACCGAGGCGGGGTACGCGGCCGCGAAGGCCGGCGTCGTCGGGCTCACCCGGGCGCTGGCGATGGAGATGGTCGCCGACGGCGTCACCGTCAACGCGGTCGCACCGGGCACGATCTACACGGCCGCGTCGACGGTCACCGAGCTCAAGCAGGGCATGGGTACGCCGATCGGCCGTCCCGGCACCCCGGACGAGGTGGCCGCCGCCATCGCCTTCTTCTGCTCGCCGGCCGCCTCCTACATCACCGGCCAGATGCTCGTCGTCGACGGTGGCAACAGTGTCCGGGAGGCCGAGTACCGCTGA